A single Notoacmeibacter ruber DNA region contains:
- the ligD gene encoding DNA ligase D, producing MASRREQAAEALKAYDEKRDFSKTAEPSSSSKTNVPPALHFLVQKHDATRLHYDFRLAWNGVLLSWAVTRGPSLDPSEKRLAVRTEDHPLSYGTFEGTIPKGEYGGGTVMLWDRGAFAPLADFDEGLAEGKLKFELFGDRMAGGWTLVKMKGKPSEKRENWLLIKERDGHAVDDDGEGIIKRNTLSVKTGRTIAQIAKGEEAQELPEKGKAARRVLPAQKTGRSRRADGKLPPYREPQLATLVDDAPEGEDWLHETKYDGYRCIAAIGGGAVKLWTRNGKDWTERYKAVPDALAALPCKSALIDGEIVSLHAGAGSAFSALQSDLEAGAPVRLQAFDLLELDGDDLTGLPLIERKEKLEALIGAAPESVALGYSQHIAGNGPAVFKAIAEAGGEGIISKKADAKYRSGRNRNFLKVKAEKRQEFVIGGWSESDKKGRAFSSLLLGVFDGDDLVYRGRVGSGFDEETMAQLESAMKPLARKTMAFEAVPRAMKRGAHWVTPKLVAEVKFAELTDDGHIRHGVFLGLRKDKPADAVVDEKSASAGEASIDEVAKMETPTSSKAKPTKSTGGKVAGIAITSSKRVIFDDAKWTKRDVAEWAEAAGERLFELAGRRPLSLVRCPGGVRGGKACFFQKHYEGSFPPGIGAVKVEESDGDSADYLMVEAQQGFVAAAQMGTIEFHPWIAAADKLDKPDRIIFDLDPDEGLGWGDVKSAACDLRDLLADLGIETVPVVTGGKGIHVTARLRRIADYDTVTLFAQTLAAYLGDSQPKRFTANMRKAKRGGRIFVDWLRNQRGATAASPYSLRARKGGPLAMPATWDELDTLKAANTFDLSNGYERLDAPCPLIDGTDLQSIGKPQVEGLEKLMSG from the coding sequence ATGGCGAGCCGCCGTGAGCAGGCCGCCGAGGCACTGAAGGCTTACGACGAAAAGCGCGACTTTTCGAAGACGGCCGAACCATCATCCTCGTCGAAGACCAATGTGCCGCCGGCGCTCCATTTTCTGGTTCAGAAACATGATGCGACGCGGCTTCACTATGATTTCCGCCTCGCCTGGAACGGTGTCCTCCTCTCCTGGGCGGTGACGCGCGGGCCGAGCCTCGACCCGTCCGAAAAACGCCTCGCTGTCCGGACCGAGGATCATCCGCTCTCTTACGGCACGTTCGAGGGCACCATTCCCAAGGGTGAATATGGCGGTGGCACGGTCATGCTGTGGGATCGCGGTGCGTTTGCGCCGCTTGCCGATTTCGATGAAGGCCTTGCTGAGGGGAAGCTGAAGTTCGAGCTCTTCGGCGACCGGATGGCCGGCGGCTGGACACTCGTGAAGATGAAGGGCAAGCCAAGCGAGAAGCGCGAAAACTGGCTTCTCATCAAGGAACGCGACGGTCATGCCGTCGATGATGACGGCGAGGGGATCATCAAGCGCAATACGCTTTCGGTGAAAACCGGCCGGACCATTGCACAGATCGCCAAGGGCGAAGAGGCGCAGGAACTGCCGGAGAAGGGCAAGGCGGCGCGGCGGGTTTTGCCCGCGCAGAAGACGGGCAGGAGTCGGCGCGCCGACGGCAAGCTGCCGCCCTATCGCGAGCCGCAACTGGCGACGCTGGTGGACGATGCACCGGAGGGCGAGGATTGGCTGCACGAAACCAAATATGACGGCTATCGCTGCATCGCCGCGATTGGCGGCGGCGCGGTCAAGCTCTGGACGCGCAATGGCAAGGACTGGACCGAGCGCTACAAGGCCGTGCCGGACGCGCTCGCTGCGCTGCCGTGCAAGAGCGCGCTGATCGATGGCGAGATCGTCTCTCTGCATGCCGGTGCGGGCAGCGCCTTTTCCGCCCTGCAATCCGATCTGGAGGCCGGTGCGCCGGTCCGACTCCAGGCCTTCGACCTCCTCGAACTTGACGGCGATGATCTGACCGGTCTGCCGCTCATCGAACGGAAGGAAAAGCTGGAAGCGCTGATCGGGGCTGCGCCGGAGAGCGTCGCGCTCGGCTATTCGCAACACATTGCCGGCAATGGGCCGGCGGTTTTCAAGGCCATTGCCGAGGCCGGCGGCGAAGGCATCATCAGCAAGAAGGCCGACGCCAAATACAGGAGCGGCCGCAACCGCAATTTCCTGAAGGTTAAGGCGGAGAAGCGCCAGGAATTCGTCATTGGTGGCTGGAGCGAAAGCGACAAGAAGGGAAGGGCCTTCTCATCGCTCCTGCTCGGTGTCTTCGATGGCGACGATCTCGTCTATCGCGGTCGTGTCGGTTCCGGCTTCGACGAGGAAACGATGGCGCAACTGGAAAGCGCGATGAAGCCGCTGGCGCGCAAGACCATGGCGTTTGAGGCGGTGCCGCGTGCGATGAAGCGCGGCGCGCATTGGGTGACGCCGAAGCTCGTTGCCGAAGTGAAATTCGCCGAACTGACCGATGACGGCCATATCCGTCACGGCGTGTTTCTCGGCCTTCGCAAGGATAAACCGGCGGATGCCGTGGTGGACGAGAAAAGCGCCAGCGCCGGCGAAGCGTCGATCGACGAGGTGGCGAAGATGGAGACCCCAACTTCATCAAAGGCCAAGCCCACGAAGAGCACTGGCGGCAAGGTCGCGGGCATTGCCATCACTAGCAGCAAGCGCGTCATCTTCGACGATGCGAAATGGACCAAGCGCGATGTCGCCGAATGGGCGGAAGCTGCGGGTGAGCGTCTCTTCGAACTGGCGGGCAGGCGGCCCCTCTCGCTGGTTCGCTGCCCGGGCGGGGTGCGGGGCGGCAAGGCGTGTTTCTTCCAGAAGCACTACGAGGGCAGCTTTCCGCCCGGCATCGGTGCGGTGAAGGTCGAAGAGAGCGACGGCGACAGCGCCGATTATCTCATGGTCGAAGCGCAGCAGGGGTTCGTCGCTGCCGCGCAGATGGGCACGATCGAATTTCACCCCTGGATTGCCGCCGCCGACAAGCTCGACAAGCCGGACCGCATCATCTTCGATCTGGACCCGGATGAAGGGCTTGGCTGGGGCGACGTGAAGAGCGCGGCGTGCGATCTGCGCGACCTTCTGGCCGATCTCGGCATCGAAACCGTGCCGGTCGTCACCGGCGGTAAGGGCATTCACGTCACCGCGCGCCTCCGGCGCATCGCCGATTACGACACGGTGACGCTGTTTGCGCAGACGCTGGCCGCCTATCTCGGCGACAGCCAGCCGAAGCGCTTCACCGCCAATATGCGCAAGGCCAAGCGCGGCGGGCGCATCTTCGTCGACTGGCTGCGCAACCAGCGTGGCGCGACGGCCGCCAGCCCCTATTCGCTGCGCGCGCGAAAGGGCGGGCCGCTTGCCATGCCGGCCACGTGGGATGAACTCGACACGCTGAAAGCCGCCAACACGTTCGACCTTTCCAATGGCTATGAGCGGCTGGACGCGCCATGCCCGCTGATCGACGGCACGGACCTGCAGAGCATCGGCAAGCCGCAGGTGGAGGGGCTGGAGAAGCTGATGAGCGGCTAG
- a CDS encoding Ku protein — protein MAPRPVWKGQLRLSLVSIPIELYTATKTASKISFRQIHEPSGKPVSYEKTVAGIGPIDTSDIVKGYETDDGEYVLIDPDEVDAIKLETKKTLELVQFVGSCEIPPLYFDKPYYVTPTDELAQDAYRVVRDALRQSEKVGLGQLSMRGKEYLVAIKPCGDGLLLETLHYAEEIRNADPIFSEIKDEETDDDLLDVATTLIDRKTAPFDASSFSDNYAEALRELVEAKVSDKKGTRVPVSDGETTPKGKGGGNVVDLMAALKASLDKADDTKSKKSSGSSSKSKSSSRSRKKAS, from the coding sequence ATGGCACCTCGTCCCGTCTGGAAAGGCCAGCTTCGCCTCTCGCTCGTCTCCATTCCGATCGAACTCTATACCGCCACCAAGACGGCTTCGAAAATCAGCTTCCGGCAGATTCACGAACCATCCGGCAAACCGGTTTCCTATGAGAAGACGGTCGCCGGGATTGGTCCGATCGACACCTCTGACATCGTCAAAGGGTATGAGACCGATGACGGCGAGTATGTGCTGATCGATCCGGACGAAGTCGACGCGATCAAGCTGGAAACCAAGAAGACGCTGGAGCTGGTGCAATTCGTTGGCTCCTGCGAAATCCCGCCGCTCTATTTCGACAAGCCATATTATGTGACACCGACCGACGAACTGGCGCAGGATGCCTACCGCGTGGTGCGGGACGCGCTTCGCCAGAGCGAAAAGGTCGGCCTTGGGCAGCTTTCCATGCGCGGCAAGGAGTATCTCGTCGCGATCAAGCCCTGCGGTGACGGGCTTTTGCTGGAAACGCTTCATTATGCCGAGGAGATACGGAACGCCGATCCGATTTTCTCCGAGATCAAGGATGAGGAGACCGATGATGATTTGCTGGATGTCGCCACGACGTTGATCGACCGGAAGACGGCGCCATTCGACGCCTCCTCCTTCAGCGACAATTATGCCGAAGCGCTTCGCGAACTGGTTGAGGCGAAGGTCTCCGACAAAAAAGGCACGCGCGTGCCGGTCAGCGATGGCGAAACGACCCCCAAGGGAAAGGGGGGCGGCAATGTTGTCGATCTGATGGCGGCACTGAAAGCCAGCCTCGACAAGGCTGACGATACGAAGTCCAAGAAGTCCTCGGGAAGTTCCAGCAAATCGAAGTCGTCCTCGCGTAGCCGGAAAAAGGCATCATAA
- a CDS encoding cytochrome P450, which produces MNEQVRVKQSVDPHEGDATLQADAFDLGRPPEGFIDDPYPTYAALLAHAPVKKLGEKSYLLSRHADLTAVYKDTSLYSSDKTVEFGEKYGKTPLFEHHTTSLVFNDPPLHTRVRSILAGALNPRAVSALEGDVEALVGRLLDDLETKAERGEAIDLIEDFASAIPVEVIGNLLAVPYDEREPLRDWSLAILGALEPVLSEEEEARGNQAVTDFLAYLETLVGRRRETPGDPDKDMLTRLILGEKSGEKLSEAELLQNCIFILNAGHETTTNLIGNGLELLERFPDQRQRLLDDPSLIRTAVEEMLRYESSNQLGNRMTTAPVTFNGVDMPAGTFLTLCIGAANRDPAVFEEPDRFDIGRRPNRHLAFASGPHQCIGMSVARMEGQIAVARFLERFPAYHLIDGSVRSRRLRFRGYLSLPARLDR; this is translated from the coding sequence ATGAACGAGCAGGTACGGGTCAAGCAGAGCGTTGATCCCCATGAGGGTGACGCCACTCTTCAAGCTGACGCGTTCGATCTGGGGCGGCCGCCGGAAGGCTTTATCGACGATCCCTATCCGACCTACGCTGCGCTTCTTGCCCATGCGCCGGTGAAGAAGCTTGGCGAAAAGAGTTATTTGCTCAGCCGCCACGCCGATCTGACTGCGGTTTACAAGGATACGTCGCTCTACTCGTCCGACAAGACAGTCGAGTTCGGCGAGAAGTACGGCAAAACACCTCTCTTCGAACACCACACCACGAGTCTCGTCTTCAACGATCCGCCGCTTCATACAAGGGTGCGTTCCATTCTGGCCGGCGCCCTCAATCCAAGAGCCGTTTCTGCTCTGGAGGGCGATGTCGAGGCGCTGGTCGGCCGGCTGCTGGACGACCTTGAGACCAAGGCGGAGCGCGGCGAAGCCATCGATCTGATCGAGGATTTCGCCTCCGCCATTCCGGTCGAGGTGATCGGAAACTTGCTGGCGGTGCCGTATGACGAGCGCGAGCCGCTGCGCGACTGGTCGCTCGCCATTCTCGGCGCGCTGGAGCCTGTTCTCAGCGAAGAGGAAGAGGCGCGCGGCAACCAGGCGGTGACCGATTTCCTCGCCTATCTGGAGACGCTGGTGGGTCGGCGCCGCGAGACCCCCGGCGACCCTGACAAGGATATGCTCACGCGGCTGATCTTGGGGGAGAAGAGCGGCGAGAAACTGTCGGAAGCCGAGCTTCTGCAAAATTGCATCTTCATCCTGAATGCAGGCCACGAAACCACGACCAATCTGATCGGTAACGGCCTGGAGCTGCTCGAGCGTTTTCCCGACCAGCGTCAACGTCTGCTCGACGACCCGTCGCTCATCCGCACGGCCGTCGAGGAAATGCTGCGCTATGAATCGTCGAACCAACTCGGCAACCGGATGACGACGGCGCCCGTCACCTTTAACGGGGTCGACATGCCCGCCGGAACCTTCCTGACGCTATGCATCGGGGCAGCCAATCGCGACCCGGCCGTCTTTGAGGAGCCCGACAGGTTCGATATCGGCCGGCGACCGAACCGGCACCTGGCTTTCGCTTCCGGCCCGCATCAATGTATCGGTATGAGCGTGGCCCGGATGGAGGGACAGATTGCCGTAGCGCGCTTTCTGGAACGCTTTCCGGCTTACCACCTGATCGATGGTTCGGTGCGCAGCAGGCGGCTGCGGTTCCGTGGGTATCTCTCGCTGCCCGCCCGGCTTGATCGCTGA
- a CDS encoding Phenylacetic acid catabolic protein — protein MTGKAEIEHYLSQGGVLTAPDNVPARYRGELLRLMSSFVDSELAGSAGFADSINHAPGIKERIAASRIVLEKTDHAERVLDLMSDFGTDKTRYNQAHDWSARIERDATLAARRHGPDMRLSVFHFPLNGWVDAVVFNVLMGLATDVQLEEMNHISYRPLADVIRQIKPREKRHTELGLEGLERIVASPDGKSGAERSIAYWQPKVADTFGESGSDRFDRLNAIGLRSRPNAVLREQWSDLLNEKLQRLDLSRAAEISTVPHYGQE, from the coding sequence GTGACCGGAAAAGCCGAAATCGAACACTATCTGTCGCAGGGCGGCGTCCTGACCGCTCCTGACAATGTGCCGGCCCGCTACCGTGGTGAACTGTTGCGGCTGATGTCTTCCTTCGTTGACAGCGAGCTGGCGGGTTCAGCCGGTTTCGCGGACAGCATCAACCACGCGCCCGGCATCAAGGAGCGGATTGCGGCGAGCCGGATCGTTCTGGAAAAGACCGATCATGCCGAACGCGTCTTGGATCTGATGTCCGACTTCGGCACCGACAAGACCCGCTACAACCAGGCCCATGACTGGTCCGCTCGGATCGAGCGCGATGCCACGCTTGCGGCGCGGCGCCATGGCCCGGACATGCGACTTTCCGTTTTCCATTTTCCGCTGAACGGATGGGTGGATGCGGTGGTCTTCAATGTCCTGATGGGATTGGCGACGGATGTGCAGCTTGAGGAGATGAACCACATTTCCTACAGGCCGCTCGCGGACGTCATCCGTCAGATAAAACCTCGCGAAAAGCGCCATACGGAACTTGGTCTGGAAGGTCTCGAACGCATTGTCGCTTCCCCTGACGGAAAAAGCGGTGCCGAGCGCTCGATTGCCTATTGGCAGCCAAAGGTCGCGGACACCTTCGGAGAGTCCGGCTCCGACCGCTTTGACCGTCTCAACGCGATCGGCCTCCGCTCCCGTCCGAATGCTGTCCTGCGAGAGCAATGGAGCGATCTGCTGAACGAGAAACTGCAGCGATTGGATCTATCCCGAGCAGCCGAAATCTCTACAGTCCCGCATTATGGGCAGGAGTAA
- the paaE gene encoding 1,2-phenylacetyl-CoA epoxidase subunit PaaE, with the protein MSRFSPLTVTDLQRDTRDSVIVSLQPREDDRDRFAFTQGQYLTFRRSFGDEELRRSYSICAGCDDPVLRVGIKRVDGGAFSTFANEELKVGDTLEAMPPQGRFHTPIEEDSTRHYVAFAAGSGITPVLSIIRTVLTREPKARFTLVYANRQVNSIMFREELEDLKNTYLGRFSLLHILKSEAGESELFGGRIDRAKLDRLFEVWIDPESIDTAFICGPEALMLVIAQALREHGLDDSRIKFELFASSQPGRAATRAKSRRQKQSGGDTEASITLDGTTRSFTMSKQTSLLDAALAHDMDAPYSCKAGVCSTCRAKVLEGEVEMDTNHALEDYEVKAGYVLSCQCHPLTEKVVLTYDE; encoded by the coding sequence ATGAGCCGGTTTTCGCCCCTGACGGTCACTGATCTGCAGCGTGACACGCGCGATTCCGTTATTGTATCCTTGCAGCCGCGTGAGGACGACCGTGACAGGTTCGCCTTCACGCAGGGCCAGTATCTCACTTTCCGCCGATCTTTCGGCGATGAAGAATTGCGGCGGTCCTATTCGATCTGCGCCGGCTGCGACGATCCCGTTCTTCGGGTCGGTATCAAACGCGTCGACGGGGGCGCCTTTTCGACCTTTGCGAACGAGGAACTGAAAGTCGGCGACACGTTGGAGGCCATGCCCCCGCAGGGCCGCTTCCATACGCCGATCGAAGAAGATTCGACGCGCCATTATGTCGCCTTCGCTGCCGGTTCGGGCATCACGCCCGTGCTTTCGATCATCCGCACCGTTCTGACGCGCGAGCCGAAAGCTCGTTTTACGCTGGTCTACGCCAACAGGCAGGTCAATTCGATCATGTTCCGGGAGGAATTGGAGGATCTGAAGAACACCTATCTCGGCCGTTTTTCGCTGCTTCATATCCTCAAATCCGAAGCCGGCGAGAGCGAGTTGTTCGGCGGTCGGATCGACCGCGCGAAGCTGGACCGTCTCTTCGAGGTCTGGATCGACCCGGAATCGATCGACACCGCCTTTATCTGCGGTCCGGAAGCGCTGATGCTCGTGATTGCGCAGGCTCTGCGCGAGCATGGGCTGGATGACTCGCGCATCAAGTTCGAACTGTTTGCCTCGAGCCAGCCGGGCCGCGCTGCGACACGAGCGAAATCGAGACGGCAAAAGCAGAGCGGGGGCGATACCGAAGCCTCGATCACGCTCGACGGAACAACGCGCTCGTTCACGATGTCGAAGCAGACCAGCCTTCTGGATGCCGCGTTGGCGCACGATATGGACGCTCCCTATTCGTGCAAGGCGGGCGTCTGTTCCACCTGCCGGGCCAAGGTGCTGGAAGGCGAGGTGGAGATGGATACCAACCACGCCCTGGAAGATTACGAGGTGAAGGCCGGCTATGTGCTGTCCTGCCAGTGTCATCCGCTGACCGAAAAGGTCGTGCTCACCTATGATGAATGA
- the paaD gene encoding 1,2-phenylacetyl-CoA epoxidase subunit PaaD, producing the protein MTVSTRPDTKDVWNWLSDVPDPEIPVISVTDLGIVRDVRYEDETLVVAVTPTYSGCPATSVIELDIETALAAKGVSDLRIERRLSPAWSTEWIGEEAREKLRAYGIAPPSESQPSSQIASRAARLAGRTSLVVACPRCNSTETEKISQFGSTPCKAAYRCKSCFEPFDYFKCI; encoded by the coding sequence ATGACTGTCTCGACGCGTCCCGATACCAAGGACGTCTGGAACTGGCTTTCAGACGTGCCGGATCCGGAAATTCCGGTCATATCGGTGACCGATCTCGGGATCGTTCGTGATGTTCGCTATGAAGACGAAACGCTGGTCGTTGCCGTAACACCAACCTATTCAGGCTGCCCTGCCACCTCGGTGATCGAACTCGATATCGAAACGGCGCTCGCGGCAAAAGGCGTTTCGGATCTGCGGATCGAGCGCCGCCTGTCTCCGGCCTGGAGTACGGAGTGGATCGGTGAAGAGGCGCGCGAAAAGCTGCGCGCCTACGGCATCGCCCCGCCAAGCGAGAGCCAGCCTTCTTCACAGATCGCGTCTCGCGCCGCGCGGCTTGCCGGTCGAACATCGCTTGTGGTGGCTTGTCCCCGCTGCAATTCCACCGAGACTGAGAAAATCAGCCAGTTCGGGTCGACGCCCTGCAAGGCCGCCTATCGCTGCAAGAGCTGTTTTGAACCTTTCGACTATTTCAAATGTATTTGA
- the paaC gene encoding 1,2-phenylacetyl-CoA epoxidase subunit PaaC, whose translation MPSLPDMNSTDVEELAHRAAERQGPHDHHLHDEELKPAFFEWLCRLGDTTLVLGHRISEWCGHAPVLEEDIALANVALDLIGHTQMWLGLAGEVEGKGRSADELAFRRDAMDFRSLLLAEKPNGDIGFTLTRQFLFDAYHVALLRALTDSSSVRVSEIAAKALKEASYHLDRSSDLIIRLGDGTEESHRRVQKALDTLWTYANEMFVTDSVDEAVAEAGIAPRPETLRAAWDSHVSAVLAEATLKRPDNDFARTGGRNGERHSEHLGHLLAEMQFLQRAYPDASW comes from the coding sequence ATGCCGTCGCTTCCCGACATGAATTCCACCGATGTGGAGGAGTTGGCGCACCGCGCCGCCGAGCGACAGGGGCCGCACGATCATCACCTCCATGACGAAGAACTGAAGCCGGCCTTCTTCGAATGGCTTTGCCGTCTGGGTGATACGACGCTGGTGCTCGGCCATCGCATCTCCGAATGGTGCGGCCATGCGCCGGTCCTGGAAGAGGATATAGCGCTTGCCAATGTCGCGCTCGACCTGATCGGCCACACGCAGATGTGGTTGGGTCTGGCGGGCGAAGTGGAAGGCAAGGGCAGAAGCGCGGACGAACTGGCCTTCCGGCGTGACGCTATGGATTTCCGGAGCCTGCTCCTCGCCGAAAAACCCAATGGCGATATCGGCTTCACATTGACCCGTCAGTTTCTCTTCGACGCGTATCACGTCGCGTTGCTGCGCGCCTTGACCGACTCATCGAGCGTTCGTGTTTCGGAGATCGCGGCAAAGGCCCTGAAAGAAGCCAGCTACCATCTCGACCGGTCGTCCGATCTGATCATCCGGTTGGGCGATGGCACCGAAGAGAGCCATCGCCGTGTGCAGAAGGCGCTCGATACGCTTTGGACCTATGCCAACGAGATGTTCGTCACCGATAGTGTCGACGAGGCTGTGGCCGAAGCAGGGATCGCGCCGCGCCCGGAGACTCTGAGAGCTGCGTGGGACAGTCATGTGAGCGCCGTTCTCGCCGAGGCAACCCTGAAGCGGCCGGATAATGATTTCGCCCGCACTGGCGGCAGGAATGGCGAGCGGCACAGCGAGCATCTTGGCCATCTGCTTGCGGAGATGCAGTTTCTGCAGCGCGCTTATCCCGATGCGAGCTGGTGA
- the paaB gene encoding 1,2-phenylacetyl-CoA epoxidase subunit PaaB encodes MSKEWPLWEIFIRGQHGLNHRHVGSLHAPDAEMAINHARDVYTRRREGVSIWVVKSNEITASSPSEKGPLFDPAESKTYRHPTFYDIPDEVGHM; translated from the coding sequence TTGAGCAAGGAATGGCCGCTCTGGGAAATTTTCATCCGGGGACAGCATGGGCTGAACCATCGTCACGTCGGCAGTCTGCATGCGCCCGACGCCGAAATGGCGATCAATCATGCGCGCGATGTCTATACACGTCGAAGGGAGGGTGTCTCGATCTGGGTGGTAAAGTCGAACGAGATCACAGCGTCGTCTCCGAGCGAGAAGGGGCCTCTTTTCGACCCGGCCGAGAGCAAGACCTACCGGCACCCCACCTTCTACGATATTCCCGATGAAGTGGGCCATATGTGA
- the paaA gene encoding 1,2-phenylacetyl-CoA epoxidase subunit PaaA: MYGQELGAKERDGIEAGTEELEAAFQARIDNNERIEPKDWMPDHYRKTLIRMMGQHAHSEIVGQLPEGNWITRAPTLERKQILLAKVQDEAGHGLYLYSAAETLGVSRDDLTEQLLSGKMKYSSIFNYPTLTWADIGAVGWLVDGAAIMNQVPLQRTSYGPYSRAMIRICKEESFHQRQGFDIMRKMATGTDEQRAMAQDALNRFWYPSLMMFGPSDKDSVHSDQSMKWRIKINTNDELRQKFVDQTVPQAEFLGLSVPDDELAWNEEKGGYDFSQPDWSEFFQVIKGNGPCNEERIEARRKAWDEGAWFRDALNAHADKQAQRRQESTLQAAE, from the coding sequence ATGTACGGACAGGAACTGGGCGCCAAGGAGCGTGATGGAATCGAGGCCGGCACCGAGGAGCTGGAAGCCGCTTTCCAGGCGCGGATCGACAATAATGAGCGGATCGAGCCCAAAGACTGGATGCCGGACCATTACCGGAAGACGTTGATCCGCATGATGGGCCAGCACGCCCATTCTGAAATCGTCGGCCAATTGCCCGAAGGAAACTGGATCACCCGCGCGCCCACCCTCGAGCGGAAGCAAATTCTGTTGGCTAAGGTGCAGGATGAAGCCGGGCATGGGCTTTATCTCTATTCCGCGGCTGAGACGCTGGGCGTTTCGCGCGACGATCTGACAGAGCAGCTTCTGTCGGGAAAGATGAAATACTCGTCCATTTTCAATTATCCGACGCTGACATGGGCCGATATCGGCGCTGTCGGGTGGCTGGTCGACGGTGCAGCGATCATGAATCAGGTGCCGCTGCAGCGCACGTCCTACGGACCCTATTCGCGTGCCATGATCCGCATCTGCAAGGAAGAGAGTTTCCATCAGCGACAGGGCTTCGACATCATGCGCAAGATGGCGACCGGAACTGATGAGCAGAGGGCGATGGCTCAGGATGCGCTCAATCGCTTCTGGTATCCGTCGCTGATGATGTTCGGGCCATCCGATAAGGATTCGGTCCATTCTGACCAGTCGATGAAGTGGCGTATCAAGATCAACACCAATGACGAGTTGCGCCAGAAATTCGTCGACCAGACGGTGCCGCAGGCCGAGTTCCTCGGACTGAGCGTGCCGGACGACGAGTTGGCCTGGAATGAAGAGAAGGGCGGTTACGATTTCTCGCAGCCGGACTGGTCGGAGTTCTTTCAGGTGATCAAGGGCAATGGCCCCTGCAACGAAGAGCGGATCGAAGCGCGCCGCAAGGCTTGGGACGAGGGCGCCTGGTTCCGCGACGCGTTGAACGCGCATGCCGACAAGCAGGCACAGCGTCGCCAGGAAAGCACGCTTCAAGCAGCCGAATAA
- a CDS encoding PaaX family transcriptional regulator C-terminal domain-containing protein: MSAEDRLLAIRDEIAPRAPGMIVTIYGDLVMPNGGVLGMSALIGLCSKLGFSETLVRTAVSRLVAAGRLQGVRQGRKSYYRLTAAAEEEFMAVACQLHGPMEPPSGWAIHMAPSLPEPIARENHFSRLSGDLFLSPDRGHFPKDVELSFTVGAISDTTQLPALARSLWPVDELADGYAAMINRFLPLRDRAASLPAEEALLARLLLVHAYRTLLLRDPQLPADGLPSDWPGGEARGLFEEMHSHLSTAAKPAVKLCFSDVAEPA; encoded by the coding sequence ATGTCAGCCGAGGACCGGCTTCTGGCGATCCGCGATGAAATCGCGCCCCGCGCCCCGGGCATGATCGTCACGATTTATGGCGATCTCGTCATGCCCAATGGGGGTGTTCTCGGGATGAGCGCGCTGATCGGACTTTGTTCAAAACTGGGGTTCTCCGAGACCCTCGTGCGGACGGCCGTTTCACGGCTTGTCGCTGCGGGGCGTCTGCAGGGCGTAAGGCAGGGCCGGAAGAGTTATTACAGGCTGACTGCTGCGGCGGAGGAGGAGTTCATGGCCGTGGCCTGCCAACTTCATGGGCCTATGGAACCGCCCTCGGGTTGGGCGATACATATGGCGCCATCGCTGCCAGAGCCGATTGCAAGGGAAAATCACTTCAGCCGGCTTTCCGGAGATCTGTTTCTGTCACCCGACCGTGGCCACTTTCCGAAGGACGTCGAGCTTAGCTTCACGGTGGGGGCAATCTCCGACACGACACAATTGCCTGCTCTGGCGCGGTCCCTCTGGCCGGTCGACGAACTGGCGGATGGTTATGCGGCCATGATTAATCGGTTTCTTCCCCTCCGCGACAGGGCCGCGTCGCTTCCCGCCGAGGAGGCTCTCTTGGCGCGGCTCTTGCTTGTTCATGCCTACCGCACCCTGCTCCTGCGCGATCCGCAGCTACCGGCCGACGGCTTGCCATCTGACTGGCCTGGCGGTGAAGCAAGGGGGCTTTTCGAAGAGATGCACAGCCATCTTTCGACGGCGGCAAAGCCAGCCGTAAAGCTTTGTTTCTCCGATGTTGCAGAGCCTGCCTGA